In a single window of the Fusarium falciforme chromosome 3, complete sequence genome:
- a CDS encoding Rad21-Rec8-N domain-containing protein — translation MFYSHEILSNTQYGVATIWLVATVGNTNQKKVTRKAIQEVDVPKACETIIHPGAPLALRLQGNLLYGVSCVFAQQCRYVLSDAEKTQADMMTFFRVMQTNETDPRAGKTKRHNITLQDDPNFDPSNSVPNPDLLTSANDLVLFSNKFSSQHNVSQMTPLTQVTGSSGRNHSLLGFDLPQSSHSGGSYRLPTDLNQDSPFAKPFNPQDPLADFSPFGGDELEGLPGVFLNFDADGNLVGLGEPEPELPPLPGFDLQPQDNIAGPGPEKEQVGGENVVIMGEDVLPDAEPFPKRRRAEKSTSSVVPTTESVETEQAQAPARRRRRRKLCRMVDQRDYVPSAEVRSWSVNYLANMEASRKPIPTTTVTQARKNAKALLFGNGIAGVGRTLAGFNHPLVEDFSGISLLARLQGNEPEQEEEPKTRGRRRVSAEAFEENQGDERRVRQKTDDGAEMGRGLGDGMGAIIPGDDMAPEMGMEVVQALEDRHSSSMAPWSRPPSVAPGSSIRGHGSVQKNIPAPSPLLGRGSAVRSIERWSDLPGLPYGSDDFPQLHSQHDTIGHDGFLDGLDFPAGNDTQNTTQGLDNSALDFLGYATVQAQAKGYTRSRDRVDRRWINFDTLTDELEDPASARKFISEAFMHVLTLATKSALAVEQDGIAENQPFGTIRIGLTLPEQDDDMVDELA, via the exons ATGTTCTATAGCCACGAGA TTCTCAGCAACACCCAGTATGGGGTTGCTACCATCTG GCTGGTGGCCACGGTCGGCAACACGAATCAGAAGAAGGTGACCAGAAAGGCCATTCAAGAGGTCGACGTCCCCAAGGCATGCGAGACCATCATCCATCCCGGAGCCCCTCTGGCTCTGCGTCTTCAAGGCAATCTTCTCTATGGGGTCTCTTGCGTGTTTGCCCAGCAGTGTCGTTACGTTCTTTCAGACGCTGAGAAGACCCAGGCCGACATGATGACCTTCTTTCGAGTCATGCAAACAAATGAAACGGACCCGCGTGCAGGCAAGACCAA GCGTCACAATATCACTCTGCAGGATGACCCGAACTTCGACCCTTCCAACAGCGTGCCAAACCCTGATCTGCTCACCAGCGCCAACGACTTGGTCCTTTTTTCGAACAAGTTCTCTTCTCAGCACAATGTCTCCCAGATGACTCCTTTGACTCAAGTCACAGGCTCCTCAGGCAGAAATCATTCACTGCTGGGCTTCGACCTCCCGCAGTCTTCGCATTCGGGAGGCAGTTACCGTCTTCCCACTGACCTCAACCAAGACTCTCCTTTTGCGAAGCCCTTCAACCCGCAGGATCCTTTGGCGGACTTCAGCCCCTTCGGTGGAGATGAGCTTGAGGGCCTCCCTGGTGTCTTCCTCAACTTCGACGCCGACGGCAACctcgttggccttggcgagCCTGAGCCGGAGCTCCCGCCTCTTCCTGGGTTCGACCTTCAACCTCAGGACAACATCGCTGGCCCTGGTCCTGAGAAGGAGCAGGTCGGTGGCGAAAACGTGGTCATCATGGGAGAAGATGTACTGCCTGATGCGGAACCCTTTCCCAAGCGTCGCCGTGCTGAAAAGTCCACCTCCTCAGTTGTTCCAACCACCGAATCGGTTGAGACCGAGCAGGCCCAGGCCCCTGCTCGTCGGAGAAGACGTCGCAAGCTGTGTCGCATGGTTGATCAGAGAGACTATGTCCCCTCGGCAGAGGTTCGCAGCTGGTCTGTCAACTATCTTGCAAACATGGAGGCAAGCCGAAAGCCAATCCCGACAACGACTGTAACTCAAGCACGAAAGAATGCCAAGGCTTTACTCTTTGGCAACGGCATTGCAGGCGTTGGGAGAACTCTCGCAGGGTTCAATCATCCACTTGTAGAGGACTTTTCTGGCATATCGCTTCTGGCCCGTCTTCAGGGCAACGAGCCTGAGCAGGAAGAGGAGCCCAAGACCCGTGGACGACGTCGTGTTTCTGCCGAAGCCTTCGAAGAAAACCAGGGTGATGAAAGACGTGTTCGCCAAAAAACGGATGATGGTGCTGAGATGGGGCGCGGTCTGGGTGACGGTATGGGTGCAATCATTCCCGGCGACGACATGGCCCCTGAGATGGGCATGGAGGTTGTTCAAGCTCTCGAGGATCGACACTCTTCCTCCATGGCTCCCTGGAGTCGCCCTCCCTCTGTTGCCCCCGGTTCATCCATCCGAGGACACGGAAGTGTGCAGAAGAATATTCCTGCCCCCAGCCCTCTCCTTGGCCGTGGAAGTGCCGTTCGCTCTATTGAACGTTGGAGCGATCTTCCCGGTCTGCCTTATGGTTCTGATGACTTCCCACAGCTTCACTCTCAGCACGATACCATCGGGCACGACGGCTTTCTGGATGGTCTGGATTTCCCTGCTGGCAACGACACACAGAACACTACACAGGGTCTCGACAATTCTGCCCTTGATTTCCTCGGTTATGCTACAGTTCAAGCCCAGGCCAAGGGCTATACCCGCTCTCGCGATCGGGTCGACCGCCGCTGGATTAACTTTGACACCCTCACCGACGAGCTTGAGGACCCAGCCAGCGCGAGGAAGTTCATCTCGGAGGCTTTCATGCATGTCCTGACCCTTGCAACCAAGAGCGCCCTCGCTGTCGAACAGGATGGCATCGCCGAGAATCAACCCTTTGGCACGATTCGCATCGGGTTGACTCTTCCTGAGCAGGACGATGACATGGTCGATGAACTGGCCTAG
- a CDS encoding MFS domain-containing protein: MRSSSPSPGVLSPADDVEAREDQPLLRAPDEDSWKPPRGFIWIQLAIMSNVFLYGLDSTITAATYAVISSEFDAANTASWLTTSYLVTSTAFQPLYGRVSDIFGRRLCFFISTITFAVGCLGCGVANNVVFLNCMRALTGFGGGGLMTMATIVNSDMIPFRKRGMYQALQNGIFGFGAIAGASFGGSIADHIGWRWCFLLQVPVSIVAFVIGALVVANQPGGFSLDSGLGAVWKRVDFSGSLLLVVAVSVQLVGLSLGGNELPWTSPWVIGSLAGSIALFASFLLVEARTSAIPVIPLRLLQGRLPIATQAANVCAGMAAYGYLFMLPLFFQVVLLDSATTAGARLAIPSLATPIGGVIAGIIMSRWGRLIALVRTGALLMVVGNALVTSLGFEDSTWKYFVFVFPANLGQGIIYPGILFTSLASFDHADHAVTASTVYLIRSLGTVWGVSVTSAIVQTTLSVRLPDALSEVSDKWRIIDQIRHSVDSIRHLPPDIQLKARLVYYDGLKYAFGASTAVALLGFCAALIASGTGLRTTHK, encoded by the exons ATGAGaagctcttctccttcacctGGGGTCTTGAGCCCTGCAGACGACGTCGAGGCCCGCGAGGATCAGCCCCTCCTCCGCGCCCCGGATGAGGACTCATGGAAACCCCCACGGGGCTTCATCTGGATCCAACTGGCCATCATGTCCAATGTGTTTCTCTACGGACTTGATAGTACTATCACCGCCGCAACATACGCCGTCATCAGCTCCGAGTTTGACGCCGCCAACACGGCATCGTGGTTGACCACGTCGTATCTCGTCACCAGCACTGCCTTCCAACCTCTATACGGAAGGGTTTCTGATATTTTTGGTCGTCGCCTGtgcttcttcatctcaacCATCACCTTTGCTGTCGGATGTCTTGGGTGCGGTGTGGCCAACAATGTGGTTTTTCTTAACTGCATGCGGGCGCTGACGGGCTTTGGCGGTGGAGGATTGATGACTATGG CTACCATAGTCAATTCAGACATGATCCCATTTCGGAAGCGTGGAATGTACCAAGCCCTTCAAAATGGCATCTTCGGCTTCGGAGCCATCGCCGGGGCTTCTTTCGGAGGCTCGATTGCAGACCACATtggttggcgatggtgtTTCCTCCTCCAAGTCCCAGTGTCCATCGTGGCATTTGTGATTGGGGCTCTCGTTGTCGCCAACCAGCCTGGAGGTTTCTCTCTCGACAGCGGACTGGGTGCCGTCTGGAAGAGGGTCGACTTCTCTGGTTCACTGCTGCTAGTAGTTGCCGTCTCGGTCCAGCTTGTTGGCCTGAGCCTTGGAGGCAATGAATTGCCCTGGACTAGTCCCTGGGTGATTGGCTCATTGGCTGGGAGTATTGCTCTCTTCGCTTCGTTTCTCCTCGTTGAAGCGAGGACGAGTGCCATCCCGGTGATCCCTCTCCGTTTACTTCAAGGGAGACTACCAATAGCAACGCAGGCCGCAAACGTGTGTGCCGGTATGGCCGCTTACGGT TATCTCTTCATGCTCCCACTCTTCTTCCAAGTCGTCCTACTCGACTCGGCCACCACGGCCGGCGCTCGGCTCGCGATCCCTTCGCTTGCCACGCCGATTGGCGGTGTTATCGCTGGCATCATCATGTCTCGCTGGGGCAGGCTGATTGCTCTTGTCCGCACTGGGGCTCTACTCATGGTAGTGGGCAACGCTCTGGTGACTTCGTTGGGGTTCGAGGACTCCACGTGGAAGTACTTTGTGTTTGTCTTTCCTGCAAACCTTGGCCAGGGCATCATTTACCCTGGTATTCTCTTTACCTCTCTTGCCTCTTTTGACCATGCCG ACCATGCAGTCACCGCCTCAACTGTATATCTCATCCGCTCCCTAGGAACCGTTTGGGGTGTTTCAGTCACCTCGGCCATTGTGCAAACTACGCTCAGCGTCCGGTTGCCGGACGCACTGAGCGAGGTATCAGATAAATGGAGA ATCATCGATCAAATCCGACACTCGGTCGACTCTATCCGCCACCTCCCGCCCGATATTCAGCTCAAGGCACGTCTTGTCTATTATGATGGTCTCAAGTACGCTTTCGGAGCTTCGACTGCAGTGGCTTTGCTTGGATTCTGCGCTGCTTTGATTGCCAGCGGAACTGGCCTTCGAACCACCCACAAGTAA
- a CDS encoding Rab proteins geranylgeranyltransferase: MESLSDTLWDVVISGTGLQQSLLALALSRSGKNILHVDPNDYYGGCEAAFSLQEADEWAEKHSSSDDRKLFAAAEVKHDADSPTSARAYSLALAPQLIHSRSKLVTQLVDSKAFRQIEFLAVGSFYIYQPPSESSPTPSLSRIPSTREDVFSNTSIPARSKRSLMKFLKFVLDYESEPQTDVWGPRADERLAEFLASEFKLDAKLQSYVVTLTLSHDGNISVKDGLATISRHLTSMGVFGPGFAAVYPKWGGLSEVAQVGCRAAAVGGAVYMLGSGIRDLQKPQSDQADASLALTFTNDIEVKAKLVVQGNEESDPEDRRISRVTAVTKSDLSALFELLTEGAPTPAVAVVAFPTGSISDEDGKPSEYPVYAMVHSSDTGECPTGQYVLYLSTVRTSSAKIVLEKALSSLLATVADGQEVPLCIYQLYYEQSVGASSLNVDGSVATFSSSLSSLAFDDSLLDSVQQAWELVTGSSGQDETEYMRFEDREGGDDDDAYD; this comes from the exons ATGGAATCCCTCTCAGACACCCTGTGGGATGTAGTGATCAGCGGCACTGGGCTACAGCAGTCCCTACTCGCCCT AGCTTTGTCGCGTTCAGGCAAAAACATACTCCACGTCGATCCCAACGACTACTACGGGGGCTGCGAGGCGGCTTTCAGTCTCCAAGAGGCGGACGAGTGGGCTGAGAAGCACAGCTCTTCCGACGACAGGAAACTGTTCGCTGCCGCAGAGGTCAAGCACGATGCCGACAGTCCAACTTCGGCACGAGCTTACAGCTTGGCCCTGGCGCCGCAGCTGATACACTCGCGATCGAAGCTAGTGACGCAGCTGGTCGACTCGAAAGCGTTTCGTCAGATCGAGTTCCTCGCCGTCGGATCCTTCTACATCTACCAACCACCCTCAGAATCTTCCCCGACCCCTTCGCTCAGCAGGATCCCCTCGACCCGAGAAGATGTTTTCTCAAACACATCTATACCGGCCCGGTCCAAGCGGTCCCTGATGAAGTTCCTCAAGTTTGTGCTTGACTATGAGTCGGAACCTCAGACCGATGTGTGGGGGCCTCGCGCAGACGAGCGCTTGGCAGAGTTTTTGGCGTCCGAGTTCAAACTTGATGCCAAACTCCAGTCCTACGTCGTTACACTGACCTTGAGTCATGACGGGAACATCTCGGTCAAAGACGGCCTTGCGACCATCAGCCGCCACCTGACATCTATGGGTGTCTTCGGGCCAGGCTTCGCTGCCGTCTACCCCAAATGGGGTGGCCTCTCAGAGGTAGCTCAAGTGGGCTGccgggctgctgctgtcggCGGTGCAGTCTACATGCTGGGCTCCGGCATTCGGGATTTGCAGAAGCCACAGTCTGATCAGGCGGATGCGTCATTGGCGCTCACGTTTACTAACGATATCGAGGTGAAGGCCAAGCTGGTGGTTCAAGGCAACGAGGAATCGGACCCAGAAGACCGTCGGATCAGCAGGGTCACCGCGGTGACCAAATCAGACTTGTCAGCTCTCTTTGAGCTGCTGACTGAGGGTGCTCCCACGCCAGCTGTTGCAGTCGTTGCCTTCCCAACTGGCTCAATCTCTGACGAGGATGGAAAACCCTCAGAGTATCCAGTCTATGCAATGGTGCACTCGAGCGACACAGGGGAGTGCCCTACTGGACAAT ATGTTCTCTACTTGAGCACCGTTCGTACATCGTCGGCCAAGATCGTCCTCGAAAAGGCCTTGTCGTCGCTTCTCGCTACTGTGGCAGACGGCCAAGAAGTCCCTCTTTGCATCTACCAGCTGTACTATGAGCAAAGTGTTGGTGCTAGCTCCTTGAACGTAGACGGCAGTGTTGCTACCTTTTCATCCTCTCTGTCGAGCCTTGCTTTCGATGATTCCTTACTGGACTCTGTTCAACAGGCCTGGGAGTTGGTCACAGGTAGTTCCGGTCAGGACGAGACCGAGTACATGAGGTTTGAGGATCGAGAAGGcggagatgatgacgatgcttACGATTAG